In Dyadobacter subterraneus, a single genomic region encodes these proteins:
- a CDS encoding SDR family oxidoreductase, giving the protein MKTIFITGASAGLGKATAKLFQSKGWRVIATMRTPEKETELNLLENVILLPLDVTNIEQIETTVKAAIALGDIDVVFNNAGYGLIGPLESYSEEEIRSQFETNFFGVIWVTQAFIPYFKQKRSGLFITTTSLCGLTTYPLSSIYNASKWALQGWSESMSFDLARFNIGIKNVAPGGIKSNYMNVMTVAEDKDYDTLMQRMTEGFTDGTLMEFTESEVIADVVYQAATDEKDQLTYPAGNDAVRIYEKRLEQGPETFRKNVTKYLNLESPYSIAAL; this is encoded by the coding sequence TTCATCACCGGCGCATCTGCCGGATTAGGAAAAGCAACTGCAAAATTATTTCAATCAAAAGGCTGGAGAGTGATCGCTACGATGCGTACACCGGAAAAAGAAACGGAATTAAACCTGCTGGAAAATGTGATTTTACTTCCGCTTGATGTTACAAATATTGAACAAATTGAAACAACGGTAAAAGCTGCCATCGCACTGGGCGATATCGATGTTGTTTTTAATAATGCAGGTTACGGATTGATCGGACCTTTGGAATCTTATTCAGAGGAAGAAATCAGAAGTCAGTTTGAGACCAATTTCTTTGGCGTAATATGGGTTACCCAAGCCTTTATTCCTTATTTTAAACAGAAAAGAAGCGGTCTTTTTATTACCACAACTTCGCTTTGCGGTTTGACAACTTATCCGCTTTCATCGATTTACAACGCTTCCAAATGGGCTTTGCAGGGATGGAGCGAAAGTATGTCGTTTGATCTTGCCCGCTTTAATATCGGTATCAAAAATGTAGCACCAGGCGGAATCAAGAGTAATTATATGAACGTGATGACTGTGGCGGAAGACAAGGATTATGATACCTTGATGCAAAGAATGACCGAAGGATTTACGGACGGGACATTAATGGAATTCACGGAATCCGAGGTAATTGCTGATGTTGTATATCAGGCAGCAACGGATGAAAAAGATCAGCTGACCTATCCGGCCGGAAATGATGCGGTGAGGATTTATGAAAAAAGACTGGAACAAGGACCTGAAACATTTAGGAAAAATGTAACCAAATATCTTAATCTGGAAAGTCCTTATAGTATTGCTGCTTTGTAA
- a CDS encoding LytR/AlgR family response regulator transcription factor produces the protein MNVLIIEDETLSANRLENLVLRYDPTVYILAKIPSVKESILWLENSNNAQPDLVFLDIMLEDGLGFKIIEQLNLTIPIIFTTAYNEYALKAFKANSVDYLLKPVNPAELESALNKFKDVHFKNKTFPDLSQLKSWLQVPNQHENYKDRFMASAGTRLFSVKTADIAYFTIEQKATYLKTFDGKHLTMDYSLDKLIQLLDPSQFFRINRSLIISLGSISSINSLSAGRLKLELAPAAQQEIYVSTDRISDFKQWLGK, from the coding sequence ATGAACGTTCTCATTATTGAAGACGAAACCCTTAGCGCAAACAGACTGGAAAACCTTGTTTTAAGGTATGATCCTACTGTTTATATACTCGCAAAAATACCTTCCGTAAAAGAAAGTATTCTCTGGCTCGAAAACAGCAATAATGCCCAGCCGGATCTTGTTTTTCTGGATATCATGCTGGAAGACGGACTTGGATTTAAAATCATTGAGCAGCTGAACCTGACAATTCCAATTATTTTCACGACGGCTTACAACGAATATGCGCTGAAAGCATTCAAAGCAAATAGCGTAGATTATCTTTTAAAACCGGTTAATCCGGCAGAGCTAGAAAGTGCGCTCAATAAATTTAAAGACGTACATTTTAAAAATAAAACCTTCCCGGATTTGTCACAATTAAAATCGTGGCTGCAAGTGCCTAACCAGCATGAAAATTACAAGGACAGATTTATGGCTTCTGCCGGAACAAGGCTTTTCAGCGTAAAAACAGCAGATATCGCCTATTTTACAATTGAACAAAAGGCGACCTATTTGAAAACATTTGACGGAAAACACCTTACTATGGATTATAGTCTGGATAAACTGATTCAGCTGCTGGACCCAAGCCAGTTTTTTCGTATCAACAGATCGCTGATTATTTCGCTTGGAAGTATCAGTTCCATCAATTCTTTGTCCGCAGGACGGCTTAAACTTGAACTCGCTCCGGCGGCACAGCAGGAAATTTACGTCAGTACAGATCGTATTTCGGATTTTAAACAGTGGCTGGGAAAATAA
- a CDS encoding sensor histidine kinase, producing MWAETLYPLSHKQKWKLGFGFAIIYVPIRIYINVTNYTVPLLLHKFPLWIIELIISGLFYTLWLNVIEWLQYYIARFPSSKNSIHYKFINQLLTLLIAIGLAAMFNIAFRALWHWMESIWDPHLFHVSSSGELLMIQQKRRANNGLTVMALMAAYYLASNVRVYQRLQHVHINAERLEKENIKAHFNALKNQVSPHFLFNNFSVLSTLVETDKELSIEFISRLSQAYRYILEQSDFDQIKLRTEIEFLETYMYLLKTRFEDKINLEIRLSEEQLDSYSIVPLTLQLLVENAVKHNQMSATSPLVITISIEDDFLIVRNPVQLREPTEASTGIGLHNIINRYKLLVNKPVLVEKQHNQFVVKIPLIS from the coding sequence ATGTGGGCAGAAACACTTTATCCACTTTCCCATAAGCAAAAATGGAAGCTGGGATTCGGATTTGCGATTATTTACGTACCCATTCGTATTTACATAAATGTTACCAATTACACTGTCCCTCTCCTACTTCACAAATTCCCACTCTGGATTATTGAACTGATCATCAGCGGATTATTTTATACCTTGTGGTTAAATGTTATCGAGTGGCTGCAATATTATATTGCCAGGTTTCCCAGCAGCAAAAATTCAATCCACTATAAATTCATAAATCAATTGTTGACATTGCTCATTGCGATCGGCCTTGCAGCAATGTTTAATATTGCGTTCAGAGCGCTGTGGCATTGGATGGAATCAATCTGGGATCCTCATCTTTTTCATGTAAGCTCCTCGGGCGAACTTCTTATGATACAGCAAAAACGGCGAGCAAACAATGGATTGACGGTAATGGCGCTTATGGCAGCTTATTACCTTGCATCAAATGTTCGTGTTTATCAACGATTGCAGCATGTGCATATCAATGCGGAACGTCTTGAAAAAGAAAATATCAAAGCACATTTTAATGCACTGAAAAACCAGGTAAGTCCTCATTTTCTATTTAACAATTTCAGCGTTCTGAGCACACTTGTTGAAACCGACAAGGAATTGTCCATAGAATTTATCAGTCGTCTTTCGCAAGCTTACCGCTACATACTTGAACAATCTGACTTTGACCAGATCAAACTGCGCACTGAAATCGAGTTTCTGGAAACGTACATGTATTTGCTAAAAACAAGATTTGAGGACAAAATAAATCTGGAAATTAGGCTTTCGGAGGAGCAACTTGATTCTTATTCTATTGTACCGCTCACTTTACAGCTTCTTGTTGAAAATGCAGTAAAACATAACCAGATGTCGGCCACCAGTCCGTTGGTAATAACCATCAGCATTGAAGACGATTTTCTGATTGTCCGGAATCCGGTTCAGCTTCGGGAACCAACGGAGGCTTCGACCGGAATTGGTTTACATAATATTATTAACCGGTATAAATTGCTTGTCAACAAACCCGTGCTGGTAGAAAAACAGCACAATCAGTTTGTTGTTAAAATCCCTCTTATTTCATGA
- a CDS encoding pseudouridylate synthase gives MTQSISPTDTIFSIFEESLAAYSFPDKFTFPFDYEPHPLSLLAVEKLQSHLENQDEWDHNFGLKPDQEGAVIGKMFGVLVVRTEEDEIGYLSAFSGKLAGGNHHSKFVPPIFDGMADGGFLNTGMEKLSQISQQIKELEDQESGTQEEVETLKTIRKAHSVSLQQEIFEQYNFLNQDGEEKSLCEIFENASYKNPPAGAGECAAPKLLQYAFLQNMQPIAMAEFWWGLSPKSDFWKHGHFYPACREKCEPILGHMLAGIEMDEKPV, from the coding sequence TTGACACAATCCATCTCCCCAACGGATACGATTTTCAGCATTTTTGAAGAATCACTCGCTGCGTATTCCTTTCCTGATAAATTTACATTTCCGTTTGATTACGAGCCACATCCGCTTTCTCTGCTGGCTGTTGAAAAACTGCAATCACACCTTGAAAACCAGGATGAATGGGATCATAATTTCGGGTTAAAACCTGATCAGGAAGGAGCCGTTATTGGCAAAATGTTTGGTGTTTTGGTCGTGAGGACCGAGGAAGATGAAATTGGATATTTATCAGCATTTTCAGGGAAACTGGCCGGCGGAAATCATCACAGTAAATTTGTCCCGCCCATTTTTGACGGCATGGCTGATGGTGGTTTTCTGAACACCGGAATGGAAAAACTTTCACAGATAAGCCAGCAAATAAAAGAGCTCGAAGATCAGGAATCAGGGACACAGGAAGAAGTTGAAACACTAAAAACAATACGCAAAGCGCATTCTGTTTCCTTACAACAGGAAATTTTTGAGCAGTATAATTTCCTAAACCAGGATGGGGAGGAAAAAAGTTTGTGTGAGATTTTCGAAAATGCATCCTATAAAAATCCACCCGCCGGAGCCGGAGAATGTGCTGCTCCAAAGTTACTTCAATATGCTTTTCTGCAAAATATGCAGCCTATTGCCATGGCAGAATTCTGGTGGGGATTATCTCCTAAATCTGATTTCTGGAAACATGGGCACTTTTACCCTGCCTGTCGTGAAAAATGTGAGCCTATTCTGGGACATATGCTGGCAGGAATTGAAATGGATGAAAAGCCGGTTTAA
- a CDS encoding helix-turn-helix domain-containing protein, giving the protein MKSESKQPFIFNSISDLHRALGLPKPLHPLVSLVDYGNIKNNTDEISKGMILNFYKVSYKRNFHGKIKYGQHYYDFDEGGLSFISPNQIISANENEADYGGFTLLFHPDFIRNYPLGKNIRNYGFFSYAASEALYLSEKEKEIVIGIFKNIEHELSLSIDNFSQDIILSQIEQLLNYSNRFYNRQFITRKAAHSDLLTELEQILSDHFDTKEGLVKGLPSVQDISEKLNVSQRYLSDMLRQLTGQNTQQHIHNRLIDKAKEILSTTDLTVGEIAYQLGFEHPQSFNKLFKNKTKVSPVEFRQSFN; this is encoded by the coding sequence ATGAAATCAGAATCCAAACAGCCGTTTATTTTTAACTCAATTTCTGACTTGCATCGCGCATTAGGTTTGCCAAAACCGCTTCATCCACTGGTAAGTCTGGTTGATTATGGTAATATCAAAAACAATACCGATGAAATCAGCAAGGGAATGATCCTGAACTTTTATAAGGTTTCGTACAAAAGGAATTTTCACGGCAAGATTAAATACGGACAGCATTATTACGATTTTGATGAGGGCGGTTTGTCATTTATTTCTCCAAACCAGATCATTTCCGCAAACGAGAATGAAGCGGATTATGGTGGATTTACACTGCTTTTTCACCCGGATTTTATCAGGAATTATCCGCTCGGAAAAAATATCCGGAATTATGGATTTTTCTCCTACGCTGCTTCGGAGGCACTTTATCTTTCTGAAAAGGAAAAAGAAATTGTTATTGGTATTTTTAAAAATATAGAGCACGAGCTTTCCCTGTCGATCGATAATTTCAGTCAGGATATTATTTTATCACAAATTGAACAGCTGCTGAATTACAGTAACCGGTTCTATAACAGACAGTTTATTACAAGAAAGGCGGCTCATAGTGATTTGCTGACTGAGCTGGAACAGATACTTTCTGATCATTTCGATACCAAAGAGGGCCTGGTAAAAGGATTACCTTCTGTGCAGGATATCTCTGAAAAACTAAATGTTTCGCAAAGATATCTGAGTGATATGCTTCGCCAGCTTACCGGACAAAATACCCAGCAGCACATACATAACAGGTTGATTGATAAGGCAAAGGAAATTTTAAGTACGACTGATCTCACGGTTGGAGAAATTGCTTACCAATTGGGTTTTGAACACCCTCAGTCGTTTAACAAGTTGTTTAAAAACAAGACAAAAGTATCGCCGGTGGAATTCAGGCAATCTTTTAATTGA